CCTGCGgtccccgccccgccccgcgcgcTGGTtggccgccgccaccgcccggGAGAAAGGGGGGGACCGGGGGGGCGCGAGCGGGGATGGAGCGGTGACGTCAGCGCACCCCCCCACCTCGGTCTGCGCTGCGGAACCGCCGCAAGGgcgcgggccggggcggggcccCGCGTCACCGGGCAACCGTCGCCCGGCAACTGTCGCCTGGCAACGCCCCCCCATCCCCGGTTTCCCCGGTTTCCCCCGGCGCGGTACCCCGGCCCCTCCCGCACGCTGTGACCCCTCCAGGGCTTCCCGCCGGCCCCGGGCTCCAGCTCCCGGCGCTCAGCATCCACCTCACTCACACACGGCAGCTGCTGCACCCCCCGGGCAGCCGAGGCCCGAGCGCCGCAGCTCCAGGGCTGCACAGCCAGCTCCCGGTCCATCTGCACCAGGGAATTTAGACCCAGCACAGAAAGAAGATTATGCCTTTGCCACCAGATGTTTCCAGCAGCGcgtcctccctccccctccgCACCAACCACAAGGCCatgtgtcccctccctgcctcaGTCTTCCCCCGAAATGTTCCtggagcacaggcagctcaGAGGTCATCATGCACCCACCTGCCACAGTGGTGCTGGGTCTCCAGCAGGTTTCAGTGATGCTCTCCTGACGGTTTCAGTGATGCTGTGAGCATCCTGCAGCAATCCCAGCAAAGGGCAGTCAGCTCAGCCAGAGGAGCACACGACTGAGGCACAGGATGAAGGGGCTGGCTTGGCACctctggggacaccaggacTTCTTGTCCTCACTTTGGTAGATAATGaccaggcagcagcacacaggCTAACTATGGTTTCCCTCATCCATGTGGTATCTGTCAGAGATGACCATCCAAGCTGCCTAGGCACAAATGTTCTTGGCCCCACATGCCGTCCTGAAATGGCTTCAGCTCCAGCCATCGATGCCAGGTCTGCCAGGGGAGACTTTCCACCCCATAACCatcactgtgcccttgtggccaggaaggccaatggtacctggggtgggttagaagggggtggtcagtaggtcagagaggttctcctgcccctctgctctgccctggggagaccacacctggaatcttgtgtccagttgtggcccctcagttccagcaggacagggaactgctggagagagtccagcgcagccaccaagatgctgaagggagtggagcatctcccgtgtgaggaaaggctgagggagctggggctctggagctggacaagaggagactgaggggtgactcattcctggggatcaatatggaaagggggagtgtcaggaggatggagccaggctcttctgggtgacagccagtgacaggacaaggggcaatgggtgcaaactggaacacaggaggttccacttgaatatgagaagaaacttgttcccggtgagggtggcagagcctggcccaggctgcccaggggggttgtggagtctccttctctgcagacattccaacccgcctggacaccttcctgtgtaacctcatctgggtgttcctgctccatggggatCACAGAATCAGCCTAAAGCTTTTCTCACTAAGTGGCTCCTCTGGCCAGGGACCTGCAACTGGACCTGccaggagctggcagcaggCAGCTCATTCACATTTCAGGGTGTGAATGGCAGAGAacgtgtcagaggatggacatGATTCAGTGGACACCGGCACACAGGGCAGGTGACAGGCACAGCATATTGAACGTGTGGCCTGTGGCATCATCAGGATGAGCTGTGATGGCCGTGAGCCAGGCTGAGCCCGCAGAGCACAGCTCGCTGTGGCAAGCGCTGCACCCGTGTCCCACCCCATGGCTCTGCCCTTGTGCAAACCGTACTGATGGCCAGCCTCCTCCAGGTGGCTGTCAGTTGGCCAGATGTTCTTCCATAAGGCAAGTCCCTGGCCAGGGAGACCTGGCCAACAAGAGCTTTGTGCTGCTGGGACCAGTCCCAGCACAACCATGGCACAGGAGCTTTGTGACCAAGAGCAGGGACCTCACCTGCTGGGATGGTGTTGGGAACCATCAACCATGGTGTCCTTGGAGCCATGGGGACGGAATCTGTGTGGGTGCTTGCCAGTCCCAGAGGCTGGCGTGCCTGGGGAGCAACCCCCTCAGCACTAGCAAAGGGGATCCCTCAAAATGAGGGGGCTGAGACAGCAGGGACAGTTCTGGTGGCACATTAACCAGATAAGGAGGCGGCCAAGGGCAGAGTCCAGGCAGCAGGGCAAGCACTGAGCCACATGGTCAGGGTCCACGGGGACACTGGACACTGCTGGCACGGGATGCACTGCGCTgcggtgctgggtgctgcacagGCAACCTCCACTGCTCCTCTCCTCCGTGCTCAGCTCCTGGGGGCGGCAAGGCACACCATGGCCACCAACCTGCTCCACGTGCCGAAACCCCAGGGGCTGCTTCGGCCCCTGGTTGTGCCAGAGAGGCTGCTGCTCGGGCCAGGGCCCAGCAATGTGCCCCCCCGCATCCTGGCTGCAGGTGgccggcagctcctgggccacaTGCACCCCGAGGTGCTGCAGGTGAGCTGCCCTGGCCCAGCCTTCCTCCTCCGCCCTcttccccctcaccccccaCGAGGGGCTGGGACAGCTCTGCCTGGGCAAAGAGGGCAATAGCGGTGCTAGCTGGGCCCCTGCTGCCGCAGGTGATGGATGAGATCAAGGCGGGCATTCAGTATGCCTTCCAGACACAAAACCGGTTGACCCTGGCCATCAGCGGCACCGGCCACTGTGCCATGGAAGCTGCCCTCCTCAACCTCCTGGAGCATGGTGACACTGCGCTGGTGGCTGTCAACGGCATCTGGGGACAACGCGCTGCCGACATTGCCAGGAGGTTGGGTATGCCGGGGACAGCCAGATGGCAATGGTGGGGCTTGAGGGGGGGATGCCAGAATGTGACCCTTGACTTGCTGCCCCCATCCTGGTGGCAGTGACTGGTGACACAACTTCTGCAGCTAGAGAGAGCTCCAGATTTTTTCCAGGGTGACTTCTCTCCACTTACAGTGGTTTATGGCTTTTCCACCGGGCAAACTCACAGGAGGCCAGACCCTTGTGGGTGGCTGCGCTCCTGGTTCATGCATGAGTGATTCCCCCTTGGCGCAggtggctgcccagggagaccCATGCCCAAACCTCACTCTCCCTCTGCCCAAACCCCTCTCAGGAGCCGTTGTCCGCGAGCTGTGGAAGCCCCCGGGCGAGTACTTCACCCCACAGGACATCGAGGAGGTGAGTGCTGGCCACagtgcagggcagtgggtgtgAGACACCCCAGGAGCCATCACCTTCCCCTCTGTTCCACGCAGGGCCTGGTGCGGCACAAGCCCTTGGTGCTCTTCATCACCCATGGCGAATCCTCAACGGGAGTGCTGCAGCCACTGGAGGGGCTGGGCGAGCTGTGCCACCGGTCAGTGCACAGCAggcacctgcaggtgctggtggtACCCCAAGGTCACCGCTAGGGACTGGGACATGGGGACTTGCATGCCTGGGCTCTCCTCTGCCTCTGTTGTGCTGCAAGTGGTTGGTGGCAGTGAGACACACGACCTTGGTGTGACCAGGTTGCCAGAGCTGGAGGAAGCgaggtggcaggaggaggtggcagggacaccaggctgaGCTCTGTTCTCCCACAGGCATGGTTGCCTGCTACTTGTGGACGCGGTGGCATCACTCGGGGGAGCCCCTATCTTCATGGACCAGCAGGGTGAGAGCCACAGCGCCATCACAGACACCCAGGGGACAAGGGGGCTTTACACCTGGGCCAATGAGGGAGGGCAGTGGGATCAGCCCCACCACCCACATTTCGGGTTGGCAGCACTAGAAACTGGTCTAGCTGCACCCAGAGAGCCTAATTCCTGCAGGGCACCatcagcagcaccagggtgtCCCCTAAAGCTGGCCAAACACAAGCAGGACCCACAGCATGTGCCACCCTGTGCTTCCCATTTGCTGCTTGCAGCTGGGCTAGGGAGGCTCAGTGTGTCCTCTACTCAGAACCCCAGTTCTTAAGGAGCTTCCTCTCCTCTCGGGCAGAGATCGACGTCCTATACTCGGGGTCTCAGAAAGTCCTCAACGCCCCCCCTGGCAGCGCGCCCATCTCATTCAGCGAGCGAGCCAGGTAAGGGCAGCCAAGTCCCACTATGGGGAAAAGacaatggggctgggggaggctgTCACCCCACCCCCCGGCTTTGccagctctctgctcctgccccactCTGGGGAgctcacccagcagcagctctatGGGGTTGGAGCCCAACCAGTCCCTGGGCAGCGATGGGCACTGGAGCCAAGCTTGGCACTTTTTTTGGGTGGACCCAACTCCACCCCTGCACTCTACTTCTCCAGGGAGAAGATACTGAGGAGGAAGACGCAGCCTTTGTCCTTCTACCTGGATATGGGCTGGCTGGCAAACTACTGGGGCTGCGATGGTGAGCCACGAAGGTGAGGGCCGGCTGTCCCAGGACACATGGATGCAGTTGCCCCCTCTGCAGCCTTCACCCTGTTTCGGGGCCTGCCCACCCTGCGGTGCTCAGGCCCTGTCTCCCCATTGCCCTGCTGGCTGGTCACAAAGAGGCCCTGGGGAATTTGCAACCCCTCTGCACTGGCTGCAGGGGGGGCAGCACACCGCACCCCATCGCTGCGACCTCTGCCAAATGCACCCAGCTGCCCCTTGGGTTTTGCAGGTACCACCACACAGCACCAATCAACAGCTTCTTCAGCCTGCGTGAAGGCTTGGCCATGCTGGCGGAGCTGGTGAGCGGTGCCGACCAGGCAGGGGGGCACCAGCAGTGCTGGTGGGGCTTGGGGGAGTGGTGGGTGCCAGGAGGTTGCAGGGACCTTCTGTGTCCTCCTCTCTGCCCACAGGGTCTGGAGAGCTCGTGGGAACGCCACCGGGCCAACTGtgcccagctgtgccagggTTTGCGGGACTTGGGGCTTGAGCTCTTCGTGAAGGAGGAGGTGGGTGTGGGGCGAGCCCACCACCATGGTGAGGGCAGGGTGAGGACATGGCTGTGTGTGGCTGGAGATGGGCTTGGGTGAGTTTTGATGCTGCAGAAAAAACTCAACCCCAAGTGATACTCTCTTGGCAGGGTGACAGGCTCACCAGGGGACACAGCCACAGGCAGGAAGCTGCATATTTACCCCGTTTCTCTCTTCCCCAGAAGGCAAGACTTCCCACCATCACCACTGTCAGGGTGCCCAAGGGCTACGACTGGAAGGAGATCACAGCCTTTCTCATGGAGAACCATGCCATCGAGATCGCCGGGGGCCTGGGCCCCTCAGCGGGCAAGGTGGGCAGCATCttccccctccagcagcccctggcTGTGCACCAAAGGCAACTGCAGCCACATCCATCAGTAGCACATCCCATTATTAACTTGGTGCTCTCTCACTGCAAACAGCAAACACACACTGGATGCAGCCCATCACCTGCAGCAACGCATAGCGGCTCCTAACCACACACAACTGATGAATGTAATTGAATAACCGCACACATAATTAGCAGAGTGACACATCTTTTGGGGAACCATGTGTTAAACAGGAGCAAGCAGGGAGTTGGGCACATGCATTCACGCCTGGCTGTACACGTGGCCACTCCTCACACACCCCCTGCTCTATGCCGGAGCCTGCACTCTGCCACTGGCCACTCTGCCCAGAGGGAGATGGTGCTGAGGCACAGCCGCAAaggtgggtgctgcagggagaTGCTTGCCCTTGTCCTCTCAGGTCCTGCGAATCGGCCTCATGGGCTGCAACTCAACCAGCAGCAACGTGGACCGTGTGCTGCATGGCCTGCGAGACGCCCTCAGACACTGCCACCGCAGCCGGCTGTGAGCACCCCTGCAAAGGGGGTGTCCAGACGAGGTAGCGTGGCACTGCCCCCTTGcctggctgcagggagctggcaCACAGAGTGGCTGTGCCACCTCCCTGGAGTGCTGGCAGGAAACACTGCGACACCCAGCAACCCAAGCCAGAGGAGGAAAGAGATGTGGAGGTGagggctgcagctcagcagacGTGGGACATGACTCACAAACCcttctccctgtccccacacaaGGTCACTCCTCACCCTGATGGCCTGCCCCCCCAGCTGCTCCCTTACCCCTGCCCCCAGGGCATGGCACTCCACTGTAAGCTGACACAAGGGCTGGATGCAGAATCCGACTGCAggtcccttcctttcccttcccaccACTATCACCCTTGGCCATCCCCGCACCAGCCCCCAGCTGTGCAGGACACCAGCCATCCCCCCCTGATTAGGTACCCTGGTATGAAACATCCACCCCAGTACCCAGCTCTACCAGGGGAGCTGAGAGGCTGTCCATCCTcacccagctgcagcagatgtGCACTTGCCCCCCCCACTACCATCTTCCCTCAATAAAGCAACATGGCAGTATGCTGTCCCCTGGTCCTGTAGCTTGCCTTGCACCCCCTCGAGTTTTGAGGCACCTGGATGGGGTGGCAGTGCGGTCCTGCTCAGCTTTGCTGGAGGATTTCTTGCTGGATCTTGGAGAGGAGCTGGGACATTGCTGAGTGGCGCACGCCATCCTGGATCCGGTACACCTGGAACTAAGCAGAGGCAGACGGGGAGTGAGGGGAGAGGGGTCCAGCTCTGCTCGAGCCCCACACCCCAGCATCGCCTGTTGCCCATTGGTGTTGGACAGCACATGCCCATGGCTCACAAGGGCCATGAGGGCTCTGGAGGGCAAATTCCAGCACATCCTGAGCTGCCTGGCCCTGGTGGTTTCTGGCACTGCTGCGGTCTGCCTCACGAGACCAGCTGAGCATCTCTGGTCCCAGTTACCTGGCTGAGCAGGATGTCAAAATAGGCTGTGTCCCAGTAGGACCCATCCTTGGCAGGGAGCTGTAAGAGGGCTTGAGTTCTGGGGTCTGCCTTCCAGCTCTCGGTGTGCACGGGGAGGTCAAAATGGAAGTGGAGAAAGCGTTGGGGGTCCCAGGCAAAGCTTTCCACTTTGGGGTAGAGGGAGGTGAAGTCTGGGTGATCTCCTTGGAAGAGGTTCTCCTCCGGGTACAGGAAGTGGGGCAGGCGCTGGGTGGCCAGGCAGCGGAGGAGGATCACCAACAGCCTGTAGACCGAGCCTTCCAGGTCCTGCCAGTCctctggggaggggaaaaactCCGTGCTCCACAGTAGCACCATCTGTGGGGAGGGAGTGGAGTGTGTAGGATCAGACACTTGCTGCAAAGGCTGTGCCTCCACAGCCTGCATGTCACTGCACAACTACCCGTGGGGCTGAGCCCCACTGCCATCACGTCCTCAGCAGCCTAGGACTGCACAggtgctcagagctgctgcttcggCTGCTGATGGTGTGGCCAATGCCCCACCACTCCTCAGTTTTGGTGTGGCCAATGCCCACACCCCACCTTTGCTTCACTCCCCAAAGAGCTCCCATCTCAGCTCCAAGGCaggtcccagctctgcagcagcttcaAAACAACATGTCCAAGCTTTCCACATAGCAATA
The sequence above is a segment of the Columba livia isolate bColLiv1 breed racing homer chromosome 9, bColLiv1.pat.W.v2, whole genome shotgun sequence genome. Coding sequences within it:
- the AGXT gene encoding alanine--glyoxylate aminotransferase isoform X1; the encoded protein is MVRVHGDTGHCWHGMHCAAVLGAAQATSTAPLLRAQLLGAARHTMATNLLHVPKPQGLLRPLVVPERLLLGPGPSNVPPRILAAGGRQLLGHMHPEVLQVMDEIKAGIQYAFQTQNRLTLAISGTGHCAMEAALLNLLEHGDTALVAVNGIWGQRAADIARRLGAVVRELWKPPGEYFTPQDIEEGLVRHKPLVLFITHGESSTGVLQPLEGLGELCHRHGCLLLVDAVASLGGAPIFMDQQEIDVLYSGSQKVLNAPPGSAPISFSERAREKILRRKTQPLSFYLDMGWLANYWGCDGEPRRYHHTAPINSFFSLREGLAMLAELGLESSWERHRANCAQLCQGLRDLGLELFVKEEKARLPTITTVRVPKGYDWKEITAFLMENHAIEIAGGLGPSAGKVLRIGLMGCNSTSSNVDRVLHGLRDALRHCHRSRL
- the AGXT gene encoding alanine--glyoxylate aminotransferase isoform X2, with the protein product MVRVHGDTGHCWHGMHCAAVLGAAQATSTAPLLRAQLLGAARHTMATNLLHVPKPQGLLRPLVVPERLLLGPGPSNVPPRILAAGGRQLLGHMHPEVLQVMDEIKAGIQYAFQTQNRLTLAISGTGHCAMEAALLNLLEHGDTALVAVNGIWGQRAADIARRLGAVVRELWKPPGEYFTPQDIEEGLVRHKPLVLFITHGESSTGVLQPLEGLGELCHRHGCLLLVDAVASLGGAPIFMDQQEIDVLYSGSQKVLNAPPGSAPISFSERAREKILRRKTQPLSFYLDMGWLANYWGCDGEPRRYHHTAPINSFFSLREGLAMLAELGLESSWERHRANCAQLCQGLRDLGLELFVKEEARLPTITTVRVPKGYDWKEITAFLMENHAIEIAGGLGPSAGKVLRIGLMGCNSTSSNVDRVLHGLRDALRHCHRSRL